One segment of Daphnia magna isolate NIES linkage group LG2, ASM2063170v1.1, whole genome shotgun sequence DNA contains the following:
- the LOC116917723 gene encoding sorting nexin-13 isoform X2 codes for MNLNIIGVLCVAFVIGVPWGFKSLLGLLIFMVFLLTSFLIGFLNEAQSLFTASVSVIFTPISTTNSLPKREPAGQNSKLGLDKRISGSNLIDDALQDLLQYIIRDHIENWYGVITKETEFLFETKQFLQIVVINVSNRCKEVDWLTFLTTRFFDSVIAHIRLYRETKIRLSQKTSDIEDSVQATSANFVGTFFELEQTRGIKKIGRGRIATNPCYEKESLKILSGFFLQLLSSKEEFNCRPLNLLFSQILTGEILVPLIDLLSDPDYVNQTVIWLCKNCPITSDSFLTVIRYTEFFSELNASQQLLTKEIAIMRSHDFGGEDGIFVKRRLSSLLFVDRVIKNHIQELNEGKERNSIGYNTPSYWKRWVGNHDLPNVELPLEDILKNSVALSYMLDFMACFESQAYIFFLLNAEGWKAAAVQQISQLQLEGVEVKTEYIHSKQRSSDVDLNLPGQILMSLQESAMGIFTQYFSENATPSLCIDDVIVRRLLYNLKNEPPLESWFDEVKSAVTYKLEKDERFLPSFRKSFGYVRMLAELDMLKESTKGDDEDLRSLDGHSHMDSSGLSNHLAVKEKCSIENISYGEICNNGSPTVDNGTLSASICQKGVVKDGISSHAVYSVTVVKSLGAKEIDSWVVYRRYSDFYDFHMRLEERFKAIREFSFPAKRAFNNMDKLFLERRQYLLNEYLSKLLKPEFLMVNPGLRESLLQFLDRGSYEQSKGTISRKVDSLMNPFVSSMRNVTKVVGFDSSFVKENSTNDEILDNLQTLSGIPLYGDGQLPLRFLLILMDEIFDLHNRNQWLRKRVFYVLREILRAMFGDVFNQKIVDYVVTATSPEQVAEFIQVINCSFWPHGVPALPRPCRDEATKMRTRVAAKMSLLSLFSDEIKHLIGSETTREGVFRIFELFQNPVLNRRLFYVIFEAVVDTLFPETNVDELFEKLLQENSN; via the exons ATGAATTTGAATATCATTGGAGTTTTGTGTGTTGCTTTCGTTATTGGCGTGCCATGGGGGTTCAAGTCCTTACTTGGCTTGCTAATTTTCATGGTGTTCCTGTTAACAAG CtttttgattggatttttGAATGAAGCACAATCTTTGTTTACTGCAAGTGTAAGTGTGATCTTCACTCCAATTAGTACAACAAATAGCTTACCTAAAAGAGAG CCAGCTGGACAAAATTCCAAACTAGGTCTAGACAAACGAATTTCAGGTTCTAACCTTATTGATGATGCATTGCAAGATCTACTTCAATACATCATACGTGACCATATTGAAAACTGGTATGGTGTTATTACCAAGGAAACAGAATTTCTATTTGAAACAAAGCAGTTCCTGCAAATAGTAGTGATTAATGTATCTAACAG ATGCAAAGAGGTTGATTGGCTTACTTTCCTTACAACAAGGTTTTTTGACAGTGTTATTGCTCATATTCGTCTCTAtcgtgaaacaaaaattagacTGAGTCAAAAGACATCAGATATTGAAGATTCTGTCCAAGCGACAAGTGCTAATTTTGTTGGGACATTTTTTGAATTGGAGCAGACACGTGGTATAAAGAAAATTGGCAGAGGAAGAATTGCAACAAATCCTTGTTATGAAAAAG AGAGCTTAAAGATCCTCAGTGGTTTCTTTCTCCAGCTGCTTAGTTCTAAGGAGGAATTTAATTGTCGGCCGCTGAACTTGCTCTTCTCTCAGATTCTAACAGGTGAAATTTTGGTTCCCCTGATTGACCTTCTTTCAGATCCAGATTACGTTAACCAAACTGTTATATGGCTG TGCAAAAACTGTCCAATTACGAGTGACTCCTTTTTGACTGTGATACGTTATACGGAGTTTTTCTCTGAATTAAATGCTTCCCAGCAGTTGCTGACGAAAGAAATTGCGATAATG AGGTCACATGATTTTGGAGGTGAAGACGGTATATTCGTTAAAAGAAGACTTAGTAGTTTGTTGTTTGTCGATCGTGTTATTAAAAATCATATTCAAGAACTTAACGAAGGAAAAGAACGTAACTCTATTG GTTACAATACGCCATCCTATTGGAAACGCTGGGTCGGTAACCATGATTTACCTAACGTTGAGTTACCACTAGAagatattttgaaaaatagcGTGGCACTCTCATACATGCTGGATTTTATGGCTTGTTTTGAGTCACAAGcatatattttctttcttcttaacGCCGAAG GATGGAAAGCTGCTGCAGTTCAGCAGATATCACAGTTGCAACTCGAAGGAGTTGAAGTTAAAACTGAGTATATCCATTCCAAACAGCGCAGCAGTGACGTTGATCTTAATTTGCCTGGACAAATCTTAATGAGCTTGCAAGAATCTGCCATGGGAATTTTTACTCAATATTTCTCGGAAAAT GCTACCCCAAGTTTGTGTATCGACGACGTTATCGTGAGGCGATTACTCTACAACTTGAAAAACGAGCCGCCTCTTGAGTCGTGGTTTGACGAAGTTAAGTCAGCTGTAACTTATAAATTAGAG AAAGATGAACGGTTTTTGCCATCATTCCGGAAAAGTTTCGGGTACGTGCGTATGTTGGCCGAACTAGACATGTTGAAGGAATCCACAAAAGGTGACGACGAAGATTTGCGTTCATTGGACGGACACAGCCATATGGATTCTTCTGGTCTGTCTAACCATTTGGCTGTCAAAGAAAAGTGCTCAATCGAAAACATTTCATATGGTGAAATATGCAACAATGGATCTCCAACGGTCGATAATGGCACTTTGAGCGCTTCCATTTGCCAGAAAG gagTTGTTAAAGATGGCATTTCCTCCCACGCAGTGTATTCTGTTACCGTGGTTAAGTCTCTGGGTGCTAAAGAAATTGATTCATGGGTGGTATATCGAAGATATTCAGATTTTTATGATTTCCATATGCGACTAGAAGAAAGG TTTAAAGCAATTAGAGAATTTTCATTCCCTGCCAAACGGGCTTTCAACAACATGGATAAGTTGTTCTTAGAACGTCGACAGTACTTACTCAATGAGTATCTGAGTAAGTTATTGAAGCCAGAGTTTTTAATGGTAAACCCTGGTCTTCGAGAATCTTTACTCCAGTTTCTCGATCGAGGTTCTTACGAACAAAGCAAAGGAACCATTTCTCGCAAG GTGGACAGCCTGATGAATCCGTTTGTAAGTTCAATGCGAAATGTGACAAAAGTGGTTGGTTTCGATTCGTCTTTCGTAAAGGAAAACAGCACTAACGATGAAATTTTAGATAATTTGCAAACTTTGTCCGGAATACCATTATAT GGAGACGGTCAATTACCTTTGCGATTTCTCTTGATTCTAATGGACGAAATTTTTGATCTACACAATCGTAATCAATGGTTGAGAAAAAGAGTTTTCTATGTTCTCCGGGAAATTTTGCGAGCAATGTTTGGAGATGTATTCAATCAGAAGATCGTTGATTACGTAGTCACAGCTACGTCCCCGGAACAGGTCGCTGAATTTATTCAAGTCATAAA CTGTTCGTTTTGGCCGCATGGAGTACCTGCTCTGCCTCGCCCTTGTCGTGATGAAGCAACCAAAATGCGAACCCGAGTAGCCGCCAAAATGTCTCTGTTATCATTATTTTCAG ATGAAATCAAACATCTCATAGGCAGCGAAACTACGCGAGAAGGTGTTTTTCGCATATTTGAATTGTTTCAGAATCCTGTTCTGAATCGACGACTGTTCTACGTAATTTTCGAAGCCGTGGTTGATACCCTGTTTCCTGAAACTAATGTAGATGAATTGTTTGAGAAACTTCTGCAGGAGAACTCCAATTAA
- the LOC116917723 gene encoding sorting nexin-13 isoform X3, whose protein sequence is MNLNIIGVLCVAFVIGVPWGFKSLLGLLIFMVFLLTSFLIGFLNEAQSLFTASVSVIFTPISTTNSLPKREFIKQPAGQNSKLGLDKRISGSNLIDDALQDLLQYIIRDHIENWYGVITKETEFLFETKQFLQIVVINVSNRCKEVDWLTFLTTRFFDSVIAHIRLYRETKIRLSQKTSDIEDSVQATSANFVGTFFELEQTRGIKKIGRGRIATNPCYEKESLKILSGFFLQLLSSKEEFNCRPLNLLFSQILTGISFWEALRTCCDVKSLKRSHDFGGEDGIFVKRRLSSLLFVDRVIKNHIQELNEGKERNSIGYNTPSYWKRWVGNHDLPNVELPLEDILKNSVALSYMLDFMACFESQAYIFFLLNAEGWKAAAVQQISQLQLEGVEVKTEYIHSKQRSSDVDLNLPGQILMSLQESAMGIFTQYFSENATPSLCIDDVIVRRLLYNLKNEPPLESWFDEVKSAVTYKLEKDERFLPSFRKSFGYVRMLAELDMLKESTKGDDEDLRSLDGHSHMDSSGLSNHLAVKEKCSIENISYGEICNNGSPTVDNGTLSASICQKGVVKDGISSHAVYSVTVVKSLGAKEIDSWVVYRRYSDFYDFHMRLEERFKAIREFSFPAKRAFNNMDKLFLERRQYLLNEYLSKLLKPEFLMVNPGLRESLLQFLDRGSYEQSKGTISRKVDSLMNPFVSSMRNVTKVVGFDSSFVKENSTNDEILDNLQTLSGIPLYGDGQLPLRFLLILMDEIFDLHNRNQWLRKRVFYVLREILRAMFGDVFNQKIVDYVVTATSPEQVAEFIQVINCSFWPHGVPALPRPCRDEATKMRTRVAAKMSLLSLFSDEIKHLIGSETTREGVFRIFELFQNPVLNRRLFYVIFEAVVDTLFPETNVDELFEKLLQENSN, encoded by the exons ATGAATTTGAATATCATTGGAGTTTTGTGTGTTGCTTTCGTTATTGGCGTGCCATGGGGGTTCAAGTCCTTACTTGGCTTGCTAATTTTCATGGTGTTCCTGTTAACAAG CtttttgattggatttttGAATGAAGCACAATCTTTGTTTACTGCAAGTGTAAGTGTGATCTTCACTCCAATTAGTACAACAAATAGCTTACCTAAAAGAGAG TTCATTAAGCAGCCAGCTGGACAAAATTCCAAACTAGGTCTAGACAAACGAATTTCAGGTTCTAACCTTATTGATGATGCATTGCAAGATCTACTTCAATACATCATACGTGACCATATTGAAAACTGGTATGGTGTTATTACCAAGGAAACAGAATTTCTATTTGAAACAAAGCAGTTCCTGCAAATAGTAGTGATTAATGTATCTAACAG ATGCAAAGAGGTTGATTGGCTTACTTTCCTTACAACAAGGTTTTTTGACAGTGTTATTGCTCATATTCGTCTCTAtcgtgaaacaaaaattagacTGAGTCAAAAGACATCAGATATTGAAGATTCTGTCCAAGCGACAAGTGCTAATTTTGTTGGGACATTTTTTGAATTGGAGCAGACACGTGGTATAAAGAAAATTGGCAGAGGAAGAATTGCAACAAATCCTTGTTATGAAAAAG AGAGCTTAAAGATCCTCAGTGGTTTCTTTCTCCAGCTGCTTAGTTCTAAGGAGGAATTTAATTGTCGGCCGCTGAACTTGCTCTTCTCTCAGATTCTAACAG GGATTTCTTTTTGGGAAGCATTACGCACATGTTGTGATGTTAAATCTTTGAAGAGGTCACATGATTTTGGAGGTGAAGACGGTATATTCGTTAAAAGAAGACTTAGTAGTTTGTTGTTTGTCGATCGTGTTATTAAAAATCATATTCAAGAACTTAACGAAGGAAAAGAACGTAACTCTATTG GTTACAATACGCCATCCTATTGGAAACGCTGGGTCGGTAACCATGATTTACCTAACGTTGAGTTACCACTAGAagatattttgaaaaatagcGTGGCACTCTCATACATGCTGGATTTTATGGCTTGTTTTGAGTCACAAGcatatattttctttcttcttaacGCCGAAG GATGGAAAGCTGCTGCAGTTCAGCAGATATCACAGTTGCAACTCGAAGGAGTTGAAGTTAAAACTGAGTATATCCATTCCAAACAGCGCAGCAGTGACGTTGATCTTAATTTGCCTGGACAAATCTTAATGAGCTTGCAAGAATCTGCCATGGGAATTTTTACTCAATATTTCTCGGAAAAT GCTACCCCAAGTTTGTGTATCGACGACGTTATCGTGAGGCGATTACTCTACAACTTGAAAAACGAGCCGCCTCTTGAGTCGTGGTTTGACGAAGTTAAGTCAGCTGTAACTTATAAATTAGAG AAAGATGAACGGTTTTTGCCATCATTCCGGAAAAGTTTCGGGTACGTGCGTATGTTGGCCGAACTAGACATGTTGAAGGAATCCACAAAAGGTGACGACGAAGATTTGCGTTCATTGGACGGACACAGCCATATGGATTCTTCTGGTCTGTCTAACCATTTGGCTGTCAAAGAAAAGTGCTCAATCGAAAACATTTCATATGGTGAAATATGCAACAATGGATCTCCAACGGTCGATAATGGCACTTTGAGCGCTTCCATTTGCCAGAAAG gagTTGTTAAAGATGGCATTTCCTCCCACGCAGTGTATTCTGTTACCGTGGTTAAGTCTCTGGGTGCTAAAGAAATTGATTCATGGGTGGTATATCGAAGATATTCAGATTTTTATGATTTCCATATGCGACTAGAAGAAAGG TTTAAAGCAATTAGAGAATTTTCATTCCCTGCCAAACGGGCTTTCAACAACATGGATAAGTTGTTCTTAGAACGTCGACAGTACTTACTCAATGAGTATCTGAGTAAGTTATTGAAGCCAGAGTTTTTAATGGTAAACCCTGGTCTTCGAGAATCTTTACTCCAGTTTCTCGATCGAGGTTCTTACGAACAAAGCAAAGGAACCATTTCTCGCAAG GTGGACAGCCTGATGAATCCGTTTGTAAGTTCAATGCGAAATGTGACAAAAGTGGTTGGTTTCGATTCGTCTTTCGTAAAGGAAAACAGCACTAACGATGAAATTTTAGATAATTTGCAAACTTTGTCCGGAATACCATTATAT GGAGACGGTCAATTACCTTTGCGATTTCTCTTGATTCTAATGGACGAAATTTTTGATCTACACAATCGTAATCAATGGTTGAGAAAAAGAGTTTTCTATGTTCTCCGGGAAATTTTGCGAGCAATGTTTGGAGATGTATTCAATCAGAAGATCGTTGATTACGTAGTCACAGCTACGTCCCCGGAACAGGTCGCTGAATTTATTCAAGTCATAAA CTGTTCGTTTTGGCCGCATGGAGTACCTGCTCTGCCTCGCCCTTGTCGTGATGAAGCAACCAAAATGCGAACCCGAGTAGCCGCCAAAATGTCTCTGTTATCATTATTTTCAG ATGAAATCAAACATCTCATAGGCAGCGAAACTACGCGAGAAGGTGTTTTTCGCATATTTGAATTGTTTCAGAATCCTGTTCTGAATCGACGACTGTTCTACGTAATTTTCGAAGCCGTGGTTGATACCCTGTTTCCTGAAACTAATGTAGATGAATTGTTTGAGAAACTTCTGCAGGAGAACTCCAATTAA
- the LOC116917723 gene encoding sorting nexin-13 isoform X1 — MNLNIIGVLCVAFVIGVPWGFKSLLGLLIFMVFLLTSFLIGFLNEAQSLFTASVSVIFTPISTTNSLPKREFIKQPAGQNSKLGLDKRISGSNLIDDALQDLLQYIIRDHIENWYGVITKETEFLFETKQFLQIVVINVSNRCKEVDWLTFLTTRFFDSVIAHIRLYRETKIRLSQKTSDIEDSVQATSANFVGTFFELEQTRGIKKIGRGRIATNPCYEKESLKILSGFFLQLLSSKEEFNCRPLNLLFSQILTGEILVPLIDLLSDPDYVNQTVIWLCKNCPITSDSFLTVIRYTEFFSELNASQQLLTKEIAIMRSHDFGGEDGIFVKRRLSSLLFVDRVIKNHIQELNEGKERNSIGYNTPSYWKRWVGNHDLPNVELPLEDILKNSVALSYMLDFMACFESQAYIFFLLNAEGWKAAAVQQISQLQLEGVEVKTEYIHSKQRSSDVDLNLPGQILMSLQESAMGIFTQYFSENATPSLCIDDVIVRRLLYNLKNEPPLESWFDEVKSAVTYKLEKDERFLPSFRKSFGYVRMLAELDMLKESTKGDDEDLRSLDGHSHMDSSGLSNHLAVKEKCSIENISYGEICNNGSPTVDNGTLSASICQKGVVKDGISSHAVYSVTVVKSLGAKEIDSWVVYRRYSDFYDFHMRLEERFKAIREFSFPAKRAFNNMDKLFLERRQYLLNEYLSKLLKPEFLMVNPGLRESLLQFLDRGSYEQSKGTISRKVDSLMNPFVSSMRNVTKVVGFDSSFVKENSTNDEILDNLQTLSGIPLYGDGQLPLRFLLILMDEIFDLHNRNQWLRKRVFYVLREILRAMFGDVFNQKIVDYVVTATSPEQVAEFIQVINCSFWPHGVPALPRPCRDEATKMRTRVAAKMSLLSLFSDEIKHLIGSETTREGVFRIFELFQNPVLNRRLFYVIFEAVVDTLFPETNVDELFEKLLQENSN; from the exons ATGAATTTGAATATCATTGGAGTTTTGTGTGTTGCTTTCGTTATTGGCGTGCCATGGGGGTTCAAGTCCTTACTTGGCTTGCTAATTTTCATGGTGTTCCTGTTAACAAG CtttttgattggatttttGAATGAAGCACAATCTTTGTTTACTGCAAGTGTAAGTGTGATCTTCACTCCAATTAGTACAACAAATAGCTTACCTAAAAGAGAG TTCATTAAGCAGCCAGCTGGACAAAATTCCAAACTAGGTCTAGACAAACGAATTTCAGGTTCTAACCTTATTGATGATGCATTGCAAGATCTACTTCAATACATCATACGTGACCATATTGAAAACTGGTATGGTGTTATTACCAAGGAAACAGAATTTCTATTTGAAACAAAGCAGTTCCTGCAAATAGTAGTGATTAATGTATCTAACAG ATGCAAAGAGGTTGATTGGCTTACTTTCCTTACAACAAGGTTTTTTGACAGTGTTATTGCTCATATTCGTCTCTAtcgtgaaacaaaaattagacTGAGTCAAAAGACATCAGATATTGAAGATTCTGTCCAAGCGACAAGTGCTAATTTTGTTGGGACATTTTTTGAATTGGAGCAGACACGTGGTATAAAGAAAATTGGCAGAGGAAGAATTGCAACAAATCCTTGTTATGAAAAAG AGAGCTTAAAGATCCTCAGTGGTTTCTTTCTCCAGCTGCTTAGTTCTAAGGAGGAATTTAATTGTCGGCCGCTGAACTTGCTCTTCTCTCAGATTCTAACAGGTGAAATTTTGGTTCCCCTGATTGACCTTCTTTCAGATCCAGATTACGTTAACCAAACTGTTATATGGCTG TGCAAAAACTGTCCAATTACGAGTGACTCCTTTTTGACTGTGATACGTTATACGGAGTTTTTCTCTGAATTAAATGCTTCCCAGCAGTTGCTGACGAAAGAAATTGCGATAATG AGGTCACATGATTTTGGAGGTGAAGACGGTATATTCGTTAAAAGAAGACTTAGTAGTTTGTTGTTTGTCGATCGTGTTATTAAAAATCATATTCAAGAACTTAACGAAGGAAAAGAACGTAACTCTATTG GTTACAATACGCCATCCTATTGGAAACGCTGGGTCGGTAACCATGATTTACCTAACGTTGAGTTACCACTAGAagatattttgaaaaatagcGTGGCACTCTCATACATGCTGGATTTTATGGCTTGTTTTGAGTCACAAGcatatattttctttcttcttaacGCCGAAG GATGGAAAGCTGCTGCAGTTCAGCAGATATCACAGTTGCAACTCGAAGGAGTTGAAGTTAAAACTGAGTATATCCATTCCAAACAGCGCAGCAGTGACGTTGATCTTAATTTGCCTGGACAAATCTTAATGAGCTTGCAAGAATCTGCCATGGGAATTTTTACTCAATATTTCTCGGAAAAT GCTACCCCAAGTTTGTGTATCGACGACGTTATCGTGAGGCGATTACTCTACAACTTGAAAAACGAGCCGCCTCTTGAGTCGTGGTTTGACGAAGTTAAGTCAGCTGTAACTTATAAATTAGAG AAAGATGAACGGTTTTTGCCATCATTCCGGAAAAGTTTCGGGTACGTGCGTATGTTGGCCGAACTAGACATGTTGAAGGAATCCACAAAAGGTGACGACGAAGATTTGCGTTCATTGGACGGACACAGCCATATGGATTCTTCTGGTCTGTCTAACCATTTGGCTGTCAAAGAAAAGTGCTCAATCGAAAACATTTCATATGGTGAAATATGCAACAATGGATCTCCAACGGTCGATAATGGCACTTTGAGCGCTTCCATTTGCCAGAAAG gagTTGTTAAAGATGGCATTTCCTCCCACGCAGTGTATTCTGTTACCGTGGTTAAGTCTCTGGGTGCTAAAGAAATTGATTCATGGGTGGTATATCGAAGATATTCAGATTTTTATGATTTCCATATGCGACTAGAAGAAAGG TTTAAAGCAATTAGAGAATTTTCATTCCCTGCCAAACGGGCTTTCAACAACATGGATAAGTTGTTCTTAGAACGTCGACAGTACTTACTCAATGAGTATCTGAGTAAGTTATTGAAGCCAGAGTTTTTAATGGTAAACCCTGGTCTTCGAGAATCTTTACTCCAGTTTCTCGATCGAGGTTCTTACGAACAAAGCAAAGGAACCATTTCTCGCAAG GTGGACAGCCTGATGAATCCGTTTGTAAGTTCAATGCGAAATGTGACAAAAGTGGTTGGTTTCGATTCGTCTTTCGTAAAGGAAAACAGCACTAACGATGAAATTTTAGATAATTTGCAAACTTTGTCCGGAATACCATTATAT GGAGACGGTCAATTACCTTTGCGATTTCTCTTGATTCTAATGGACGAAATTTTTGATCTACACAATCGTAATCAATGGTTGAGAAAAAGAGTTTTCTATGTTCTCCGGGAAATTTTGCGAGCAATGTTTGGAGATGTATTCAATCAGAAGATCGTTGATTACGTAGTCACAGCTACGTCCCCGGAACAGGTCGCTGAATTTATTCAAGTCATAAA CTGTTCGTTTTGGCCGCATGGAGTACCTGCTCTGCCTCGCCCTTGTCGTGATGAAGCAACCAAAATGCGAACCCGAGTAGCCGCCAAAATGTCTCTGTTATCATTATTTTCAG ATGAAATCAAACATCTCATAGGCAGCGAAACTACGCGAGAAGGTGTTTTTCGCATATTTGAATTGTTTCAGAATCCTGTTCTGAATCGACGACTGTTCTACGTAATTTTCGAAGCCGTGGTTGATACCCTGTTTCCTGAAACTAATGTAGATGAATTGTTTGAGAAACTTCTGCAGGAGAACTCCAATTAA